The Acidobacteriota bacterium genome contains the following window.
CTTTCCTGCGCCCGAACTTTCTTGCGAATTCGAAAGCCATTCTGACAATTCTTTCGGACCCCTTGCGCGTGTTGATCTTGCAGGAGATTGCGTATCGGTCATGTGGCAAGTCCTTGAAAGCGGCAAATGGTACTGAATGTTTTGAGAGGACCTCGACAAGTTCGGCCGGCACGGCGTTGAATTCCACTCCTGAATATAGATCCTCAGTGTTCTCACGGAAGACGATGAGATCGATTCCTTCTCTATAATTGAGAGGATTGCCTGGATAGGCTTTGCAGGGACGAAGGCAGGTATAAAGGTCAAAGAGCTGGCGCATCCTGACGATTGGAGACCGATAGACAAGCCCCTTACCTTTTAGTTCCGTGGACAACTCTTCTTCCGCAGCTTTAACAGGTTTGGACGTGATGGCTCCAAACATCGCTGCATCGACATTCTTCAACAGGTCGATGGTGCGCCGGGGAAGTGCATCACCCTCCCCGCACCAGACATCCCACCCTATATCACCATGGATGTATTCGGCATCGAGCTTCAGTCTATCGAGAACAATCTTTGCCGCTTCGAGGACTTCCACACCGATTCCGTCTCCTGGTAACCATGCAATCCTATGCTTTGCCATAAAAACCTCCTTCGCTAAGGTAGCACAGAGAACCTCTTCCCGCAAACCA
Protein-coding sequences here:
- a CDS encoding isocitrate/isopropylmalate dehydrogenase family protein, translating into MAKHRIAWLPGDGIGVEVLEAAKIVLDRLKLDAEYIHGDIGWDVWCGEGDALPRRTIDLLKNVDAAMFGAITSKPVKAAEEELSTELKGKGLVYRSPIVRMRQLFDLYTCLRPCKAYPGNPLNYREGIDLIVFRENTEDLYSGVEFNAVPAELVEVLSKHSVPFAAFKDLPHDRYAISCKINTRKGSERIVRMAFEFARKFGRRKVTIVHKANVVRATDGLFLEAARDVAKSYPEILFDEANIDAICMWLLKNPFNYDVLVAPNLYGDIISDLCAQLVGGLGFACSGNIGDRLAVFEPTHGSAPKYAGQYKGNPIATILAAKMMLDWLGEMEKGDQIEKAVAAVIREDKVRTYDMGGSSTTLEMADAITSKL